From the genome of Methanoregula boonei 6A8:
TTATGATCATCACGTACGCAACGCTTGTTATGGTCTGCGTCTCCGGTATCCTGCTCCTCAAGTTTACCGAGGACAAAAACTCCCGGCGGATCGAACAGGTTAACTACTGGTCGCTGCGCATCATCCCGGCGATCTCAATCTCGTTCTATATCCTGCTCTTTGTCGTGCTCATTGTCAGCGGATAGGTCAGGATCTCCCTTTTTTTATCCTCCGCACAGGAACCTTGCCACAAACGACCCGCCGGCCATGCCCCGGATCCGGTTCATGAGGCAGGCAAAAGCGTACATCCCGAAAAGAAAGACACCGGTGCACAAGAGAAAGGCCGGGAGCGGGAGCAGGATGCCGGGTGGTTCAATGATCCACGCGATCACTGCCGAGTGGAGCACGTAGATGGCAAGAGAGCACCCGCCCATGAGCGTGAGCGGGGCCGGGATCCGGGCCGGCGGGATGCAGTCAGCGATCACAAAAAGACACAGGATCGCCCCGGCGGCAAAGACAAAAAAGCCCGGCACCGGCGGGTAGAAGAGCTCGGCATAGCCGTACCTGGCCAGCTGTGTACCGGGATATGCTGCCCAGAGCAGGATGCCGGAGCACAGTACCAGGAGCGCGATGGCTGCAGCCCTGCCGGTTGCAAAGGATTGTATACCGTCGCGGGTCCAGCGGACTGTTCCAAGCTCGGCCCCGAGGAGCGCAACACCCAGCCAGGGAAAGAGCGGGAACCAGCCGCCCGCGATCCAGTCCCCGGCTGCGGCAGGGAGAAGCCCTCCTGCGATGGCATCCCAGAAGCCGGCAAGCGGTACCTGCAGCGGGAGTGCCGGGTAGCCAACGATAAACTCCACAAACGGGGTCAGGCAGAAGATGGCAGCTACGATCCCCCACCGGGCCGGGCGGGGGAGGCAGAGGAAGAGGTACGCCACCGGGAGCGAGATCCCGATCAAAAACAGGACGTCCATGCTGACTCCCGGGACAACGTCCCAGACGAGCGCTTCAAGCAGGGCGGCAACAAGGATCACCATCCCGCCCCGGATGAGGAAATAAGGGAAGGGGCGCCTTTTTTGCGTACAGGACAGGGCAACCATCATTCCCGAGAGCAGGATAAAGAGCGGGGCGGCAAGCGAGGAAAGGACCCGGATGCCAAACGGGACCGGTGGTGCCAGAAGGTACGGGATGGTGTTTGCCCCCACCATCAGTACGATAGCAATCCCGCGGAGGAGATCGACCGGGCGATCGCGGAATTTTTTACCGGATACCGGCCAGACCCCGGATGACATGGTTATCCCACATCGTTATTGCTGCACAAAAAAAGGGCTTGTGTACAGTGAAAAGATATTTGCAGTAAATTGTTTGGGGAAGAAAACCAGGGCGGGCTTGCGGGATTTTTCCTTATCCGAGGACTGCACCGATAAGGTTCCCGGCGATCTGGAGTGCCTCCATCTCGCTGTCCGACCACTCGCGGCTGGTGATATCGGAGAATCCCACAAAGCCCCAGAGCGAATCGTTCCGGAACAGGGGCAGCACTGCAACAGAAGCAATCCCCCGGTCTGAAAAAAATTGCCGCTCGTGCCCGGGCAGGCTCTCCACATCGCAGGCAATGGCATTGCCGCTCCCGAGAAGCGATCGCCACAGGAGGGTTGTGAACGTGAGGTTGTCGGAGCGGGAGAACGAGACCTTCCCGCTTGCTGTCACGCCGGGATCCACCCAGAGGTACTGCACGGCCGCCCCGTCCCGCCCCCCGTTTCCCGGGTTCAACCGGAAGATGCACACGCTTGCCGCATGTACGGCAAACCCGATATGTTCGAGAATATCCATGATGCCTGCGGAGAGGTTTTTCTCGTACGCGGGATCGGCCTGTGCCACCGGGGGCTGGCGGCGCAGGAACCATTCTATGGCAAAACTGGTGGCCAAAAGCAGGGAATCGCGTTTTTTTATCTCGCAATCAAGGCGGTACCTCTCCAGGGCAAGTTCGATTGCAAAGGCAAGTTCCCGCTCGTTGAACGGCTTGAGGATGTAGGCGTACGGCCCGGTGGCTTTTACCCGTGATAACGTCTTTTTGTCGGAATGGGCGGTGACAAAGATGACCGGGACATCCATGATCTTTGCTATTCTCTCTGCAGTTTCGATCCCGTCAAGGCCCGATCCTTCGAGCACGATGTCCATGAGGATCAGGTCGGGGCAGAGGCTGGCAGCCCGTTCTATTGCCGTGCTGCTGTCCCCTGCGGGCTCGGGAACCTCGTACCCCATCCCGGCAAGTGCCAGGCGCAGGTTCTCGGCAACGATAAGTTCGTCTTCTACGATCAGTATCTGTGTTTTTCTCTCCATGGTTTTACCCCTCGCACGGGACAGTGATGACAAACGCCGTACCTTGTGTCCGGTCAAGCGTAATTGCGCCCTTGAGCTGCCGGACAAGCATCCGTACCAGGTTAAAGCCCAGGGAGGGCGTA
Proteins encoded in this window:
- a CDS encoding heparan-alpha-glucosaminide N-acetyltransferase domain-containing protein, with protein sequence MSSGVWPVSGKKFRDRPVDLLRGIAIVLMVGANTIPYLLAPPVPFGIRVLSSLAAPLFILLSGMMVALSCTQKRRPFPYFLIRGGMVILVAALLEALVWDVVPGVSMDVLFLIGISLPVAYLFLCLPRPARWGIVAAIFCLTPFVEFIVGYPALPLQVPLAGFWDAIAGGLLPAAAGDWIAGGWFPLFPWLGVALLGAELGTVRWTRDGIQSFATGRAAAIALLVLCSGILLWAAYPGTQLARYGYAELFYPPVPGFFVFAAGAILCLFVIADCIPPARIPAPLTLMGGCSLAIYVLHSAVIAWIIEPPGILLPLPAFLLCTGVFLFGMYAFACLMNRIRGMAGGSFVARFLCGG
- a CDS encoding response regulator yields the protein MERKTQILIVEDELIVAENLRLALAGMGYEVPEPAGDSSTAIERAASLCPDLILMDIVLEGSGLDGIETAERIAKIMDVPVIFVTAHSDKKTLSRVKATGPYAYILKPFNERELAFAIELALERYRLDCEIKKRDSLLLATSFAIEWFLRRQPPVAQADPAYEKNLSAGIMDILEHIGFAVHAASVCIFRLNPGNGGRDGAAVQYLWVDPGVTASGKVSFSRSDNLTFTTLLWRSLLGSGNAIACDVESLPGHERQFFSDRGIASVAVLPLFRNDSLWGFVGFSDITSREWSDSEMEALQIAGNLIGAVLG